From a region of the Gossypium raimondii isolate GPD5lz chromosome 10, ASM2569854v1, whole genome shotgun sequence genome:
- the LOC128033900 gene encoding secreted RxLR effector protein 161-like, which translates to MVVRSLDVNKDQFCSCENDEEFLGLEVLYLSAIGALMYLANNTRTDIAFAVNLLARFGSSPTRRLWNGIKHVCRYLRGTIDMKLFYSNDSKSLLVGYADAGYLSDLHKGRSQTRYLFTCGGTATSWRSTKQALAATSSSYAKIIEMHEAS; encoded by the coding sequence ATGGTTGTACGATCgttagatgtgaataaagatcaattttgTTCTTGTGAGAATGATGAAGAGTTTCTTGGTCTTGAAGTACTATATCTAAGTGCCATAGGAgcattgatgtatcttgcaaacaacacaagaACTGATATAGCTTTTGCTGTAAACTTATTAGCAAGATTTGGTTCTTCTCCAACACGTAGACTTTGGAatggaattaaacatgtatGTAGATATCTCAGAGGGACCATTGATATGaagttattttattcaaatgattcaaaatccctaTTAGTTGGTTATGCTGATGCTGGATATTTATCGGATCTACATAAAGGTCGATCTCAAACgagatatttatttacatgtggaGGTACTGCTACATCATGGCGTTCGACAAAGCAGGCATTAGCTGCTACCTCTTCAAGTTATgctaaaataattgaaatgcaTGAGGCAAGCTGA